The following are encoded together in the Montipora foliosa isolate CH-2021 chromosome 12, ASM3666993v2, whole genome shotgun sequence genome:
- the LOC137980589 gene encoding uncharacterized protein codes for MEEELRRWGKILSEVDKAVDAAQEFLNKDCDVGDRSSKDIAYSDRRVSSNLKLPRIELPKFNGDVLKFRNFWDQFEAAVHNNVDLPNVQKFTYLRLVLTGNALKAIDGFEVTGANYEAAVECLKHRYGRKRMIISFLVKSVIKMDAKSVVNASSLRDLYDTFMNRTRALEALGEDPVSHGCILLPLFETKLPPQLLEKWELTLADTQEDEIGLELFFKCLNRHVVSKEAGERTSNGNITPGNHSSDKGKENRRKS; via the coding sequence ATGGAGGAGGAACTCCGAAGATGGGGTAAAattctgagtgaagtagataaaGCTGTGGATGCTGCTCAAGAATTCCTAAATAAAGATTGCGATGTGGGAGATCGCTCCTCGAAGGATATTGCATACAGTGACCGTCGTGTATCCTCAAATCTGAAATTACCGAGAATTGAGTTGCCAAAGTTTAATGGCGATGTGTTGAAATTTCGAAACTTCTGGGATCAGTTTGAAGCTGCAGTGCATAACAATGTTGATTTACCAAATGTTCAGAAGTTTACTTATCTACGCTTGGTGCTAACTGGAAATGCCTTGAAAGCAAtagacggatttgaagtaaccGGAGCAAATTATGAAGCAGCTGTTGAATGCCTTAAACACAGGTATGGAAGAAAACGCATGATCATCTCATTTCTAGTGAAATCTGTCATCAAGATGGATGCTAAGTCAGTTGTTAATGCATCCTCCCTCAGAGATCTCTATGATACTTTTATGAACAGAACTAGAGCTTTAGAGGCTCTTGGAGAAGATCCAGTGAGCCATGGATGTATTTTGTTACCCCTTTTTGAGACCAAATTACCACCTCAGTTATTGGAAAAATGGGAGTTGACACTTGCAGACACTCAAGAAGATGAAATAGGCCTTGAATTGTTCTTTAAATGTCTTAACCGACATGTTGTGTCCAAAGAAGCAGGAGAAAGAACTTCAAATGGGAACATCACCCCAGGCAATCACAGTTCTgataaaggtaaagaaaaccgAAGAAAGTCTTAA
- the LOC137980325 gene encoding ryncolin-2-like: MAFQLALLFTGIFVGTFAKTSVQTTKTPGISKPQCNVNSFYAGPHCCKKIEQQLTEIKEAIAALKTNGTGGSNDKVYKTCADVFNSGEKISGVYKIDPDGLGEFEVYCDQKTAGGGWTVFQKRQDGSVDFFRAWDAYKRGFGNLNGEFWLGLDKIHRLTVSSSNKLRVDLEDIHGNTAFAEYSSVTVASERAKYQLSLGTYSGTARDSLGDHRGQAFSTKDRDNDNYSGNCASLWKGGWWYQSCHFSNLNGLYLNGKTDPQGMVWYHWKYSHHSVKRSEMKIRPQNF, encoded by the exons ATGGCATTCCAGCTAGCTCTGCTTTTTACCGGGATTTTCGTTGGGACATTTGCCAAAACTTCTgtgcaaacaacaaaaaccCCTGGTATTAGTAAACCCCAGTGCAACGTGAACAGCTTTTACGCCGGACCACACTGCTGTAAGAAGATCGAGCAGCAACTCACTGAGATCAAAGAAGCAATCGCTGCGCTGAAGACAAACGGAACTGGCGGTTCTAACGACAAAG TCTACAAGACCTGCGCCGATGTTTTCAACTCCGGCGAAAAGATAAGTGGTGTGTACAAAATTGATCCCGATGGTTTGGGAGAATTTGAAGTGTACTGTGATCAAAAAACGGCTGGCGGAGGATGGACGgtctttcaaaaaagacaagacGGCTCCGTAGATTTCTTCCGCGCGTGGGACGCCTACAAACGAGGCTTTGGTAATCTAAATGGAGAGTTTTGGCTTGGACTGGACAAGATTCATCGCCTGACTGTAAGCAGCAGCAACAAGCTTCGCGTGGACTTGGAAGACATTCATGGAAATACAGCATTTGCCGAGTACAGTTCAGTTACAGTGGCAAGCGAGCGAGCAAAATACCAGCTGAGTTTGGGGACATATTCAG GCACGGCACGTGATTCCCTTGGCGATCACCGCGGCCAAGCGTTTAGCACCAAGGATCGTGATAATGATAACTATTCAGGCAACTGTGCGTCACTCTGGAAAGGTGGCTGGTGGTACCAGAGTTGTCACTTCTCCAACCTGAATGGTCTGTATCTTAATGGCAAGACCGATCCACAAGGTATGGTCTGGTATCACTGGAAATATAGTCACCACTCTGTCAAACGGTCTGAGATGAAGATACGTCCACAGAACTTTTAA
- the LOC137980590 gene encoding L-2-hydroxyglutarate dehydrogenase, mitochondrial-like encodes MEKLMQIRVICHERETVFDYLEASIFRVPDPNFPFLGVHFTPRIDGSVWLGPNAVLAFAREGYKLTDVNFSDLIDALGYRGLRKLMFQYFTFGIGEYYRGIFISAQVQQLQRYIPSLKVQDVERGPAGVRAQAMDLEGNLVEDFVFDGGAGDIGSRVLHVRNAPSPGATSSLAIAKMVAEKVQARFNL; translated from the exons ATGGAGAAGCTAATGCAAATCAGGGTTATTTGCCACGAGCGGGAGACAGTGTTTGATTATTTGGAAGCAAGTATCTTTCGA GTTCCAGACCCTAACTTTCCTTTTCTTGGGGTCCATTTCACTCCGCGTATTGATGGCAGCGTTTGGCTTGGCCCCAATGCGGTATTGGCTTTTGCAAGGGAAGGATACAAACTCACAGATGTAAACTTCTCAGACTTGATAGATGCATTGGGATACCG CGGGCTAAGAAAGCTGATGTTCCAGTATTTTACGTTTGGAATTGGGGAGTATTACAGAGGAATTTTCATATCAGCTCAAGTCCAGCAACTACAAAGATACATTCCTAGTCTTAAGGTCCAGGATGTAGAGAG aggccCTGCAGGTGTTCGTGCACAGGCCATGGATCTTGAAGGGAATTTAGTGGAAGACTTTGTGTTCGACGGAGGTGCAGGGGACATTGGAAGCCGAGTGCTGCATGTCAGAAATGCTCCATCTCCCGGGGCAACCTCATCTTTGGCCATTGCTAAAATGGTTGCCGAGAAGGTCCAGGCGCGGTTTAATCTTTAG